In one Methylocaldum szegediense genomic region, the following are encoded:
- a CDS encoding MarR family winged helix-turn-helix transcriptional regulator, whose translation MNERMEINEQVLIQLRRIVRALDLQSKQLQKVGLTGSQLMVLRALSKQGPLTANQLSQAVNLSQGTITTVLDHLEHKTLIRRERSPQDKRRLTITLTEPGRDALRQAPSLLHVNFLDAFRQLSDWEQTLILSSLQRVAGMMDCSQAKPKPVLDPECIETGLRYLTDDTEDAGC comes from the coding sequence ATGAACGAACGTATGGAAATCAATGAACAAGTTTTGATTCAGCTGCGGCGGATCGTCCGTGCGCTCGATCTTCAATCCAAGCAGTTGCAGAAGGTCGGACTCACTGGATCGCAATTGATGGTGCTGCGCGCCTTGTCGAAGCAGGGACCCTTGACGGCCAACCAACTCAGCCAGGCGGTCAATCTGAGTCAGGGAACCATCACCACGGTGCTGGACCATCTCGAACACAAAACCCTGATCCGGCGCGAACGCAGCCCACAAGACAAGCGGCGCCTGACTATCACCCTCACAGAGCCCGGCCGCGATGCTCTGCGGCAAGCGCCTTCGCTGTTGCACGTCAACTTCTTGGATGCTTTCCGGCAGTTGAGCGATTGGGAGCAGACCCTGATTCTCTCCAGCCTACAGCGGGTCGCCGGCATGATGGATTGTTCCCAGGCCAAGCCCAAACCAGTGCTTGACCCTGAATGTATCGAAACGGGCTTACGGTACCTGACCGACGATACCGAAGATGCGGGCTGTTGA
- a CDS encoding mechanosensitive ion channel domain-containing protein — protein sequence MVLPKRTLHRIVIEFSLGLLVFWLAQSAVAQDAAPQAQIGSEAARPKSSAEDSLSRTDLIKAAQKDVASAMQAAEKALAEDSKASGSDKAVVLRQLVATLKQFDSIYERQLSAQQEIEALSIEERKYQEAAKTLETSDTPVSVSELDTVASELETQKARLPSLRTAVNQASTQVEQARQDLAEKREALPVENSDEESVLRDVNSDSVRAQMARWELKRAEETLRLRELVLEREKRKLAVAEAAVELLNRRLTLMADRVTFSREEFDDRLQQIEKEELELKRELKKMDAQQIANESRLRDARQRLANAPLNRLGELSEEVEARRLAKESLEAKMSGLNRRLELLEMRKTAWQRRHAVINGIGKPAEWVSWKAEAADAIAALEQEQRAVILLLQDWKKQAITIENKISNLDRESGSSVRWLEQQLQSVQSLLDHLRDQDAYIEKTQALLKKVVESVNGRTEHQSWHELLELVLDTQFNGNRVRDWGMALMAVWGLFSVLVLVRNFLIGALQRYLERRRNALVGEFFAGVRQTRTLVLLMISVYVSTLLLDLDPMVNSFIRRLTIVAVLFQVSTWVSYFLRVWVFDYLGRKTKRDQTSLGVLSIFNSLSQLTVWSLALLLALQSFGVDVTALAAGLGIGGVAVALALQRILGDLLSSLSIAFDKPFVTGDFIIFDDLLGTVEHIGIKTTRIRSLHGEQIICGNSDLLNTRIRNFKRMKERRVAFEIRIVYHTPYEKLVKVPTLLRNAVEAQANVRFDRAHFKAYGEFALEFEVVYYVLSADYNDYMNAQQAINLRIYESFEKEGIQFALPVRSLYLQGMPRGGETELSGLETGGEKTLAQLRA from the coding sequence ATGGTTCTTCCGAAAAGAACCCTGCATCGAATCGTGATCGAATTCTCTCTGGGGCTGCTCGTATTTTGGCTGGCGCAATCGGCCGTCGCGCAAGATGCGGCTCCGCAGGCCCAAATTGGGTCCGAGGCGGCAAGGCCGAAGTCTTCGGCGGAAGACTCTTTGAGCCGCACAGATCTCATCAAAGCCGCCCAGAAAGATGTCGCGTCCGCGATGCAGGCGGCCGAAAAGGCCCTGGCGGAGGATTCCAAGGCTTCGGGTTCGGATAAGGCGGTTGTTTTGCGCCAACTGGTGGCGACGCTGAAGCAGTTCGATTCCATTTACGAGCGGCAACTCTCGGCACAGCAGGAAATCGAGGCGCTTTCCATTGAGGAGCGGAAGTATCAGGAGGCCGCGAAAACGTTGGAGACCAGCGATACCCCGGTTTCTGTGAGCGAACTGGATACGGTGGCGAGCGAATTGGAGACGCAGAAGGCGCGTCTACCCAGCCTGAGAACCGCCGTCAATCAGGCGAGTACCCAAGTCGAACAGGCGCGGCAAGACCTGGCCGAAAAACGGGAAGCACTCCCTGTCGAAAATAGCGACGAAGAGAGCGTTTTACGAGATGTGAACTCCGACTCCGTGCGGGCGCAAATGGCCCGGTGGGAACTCAAGCGGGCCGAGGAAACCTTGCGGCTTCGGGAGTTGGTCCTAGAGCGAGAAAAACGGAAGCTGGCGGTCGCCGAAGCAGCTGTGGAGCTGCTTAATCGGCGTCTCACTCTTATGGCTGACCGAGTGACATTCAGCCGTGAGGAATTTGACGACCGGCTGCAGCAGATCGAGAAGGAAGAGCTCGAACTGAAGCGCGAACTGAAAAAAATGGATGCTCAGCAGATCGCCAACGAAAGCCGGTTGCGCGACGCCAGACAGCGGCTCGCGAACGCACCGTTGAACCGACTCGGGGAACTGTCGGAAGAAGTCGAGGCGAGGCGTTTAGCCAAAGAATCGCTGGAAGCGAAGATGTCCGGCTTGAACAGGCGTCTCGAGTTACTCGAGATGCGGAAAACGGCTTGGCAGCGACGGCACGCTGTCATCAACGGAATAGGAAAACCGGCGGAATGGGTGTCCTGGAAGGCGGAAGCAGCCGATGCCATAGCCGCGCTGGAACAAGAGCAGCGTGCCGTGATTCTCCTGCTCCAAGACTGGAAAAAGCAAGCGATCACGATCGAGAACAAGATTTCCAATTTGGATCGCGAAAGCGGAAGTTCAGTGCGCTGGCTGGAGCAGCAACTCCAGTCCGTGCAATCGCTCCTCGATCACCTGCGGGATCAGGACGCATACATCGAGAAAACCCAAGCCCTGCTGAAAAAAGTGGTCGAGTCGGTCAACGGCCGAACGGAGCATCAGAGCTGGCACGAGTTGCTCGAGCTGGTTCTGGATACGCAGTTCAACGGCAACCGGGTACGTGATTGGGGAATGGCGCTGATGGCGGTATGGGGACTTTTCAGCGTGCTCGTACTCGTTCGGAATTTTCTGATCGGCGCGCTGCAACGGTACCTAGAACGGCGTCGCAACGCGCTGGTCGGAGAATTCTTCGCTGGCGTCAGGCAGACCCGCACTCTGGTCCTGCTCATGATCTCGGTGTACGTGTCGACGCTGCTGCTGGATCTGGACCCCATGGTCAACAGCTTTATCCGCAGACTGACGATCGTGGCAGTGCTCTTCCAGGTTTCTACCTGGGTGAGCTATTTCCTTAGAGTCTGGGTTTTCGATTATTTAGGCCGAAAAACCAAGCGTGACCAGACGAGTCTGGGCGTGCTTTCGATTTTCAACTCACTGAGCCAGTTGACGGTTTGGTCATTGGCACTGCTTCTGGCCCTACAGAGTTTCGGCGTCGACGTCACGGCGCTCGCGGCCGGTCTCGGTATCGGCGGCGTCGCGGTCGCTCTGGCGCTGCAACGCATACTCGGCGATCTCTTGTCCTCGTTGTCCATCGCTTTCGACAAGCCCTTCGTGACCGGCGATTTCATCATCTTCGACGACCTTCTCGGGACGGTGGAGCACATCGGGATCAAAACGACGCGTATCCGGAGCCTTCATGGGGAGCAAATCATCTGCGGGAACAGCGACCTGCTCAATACTCGGATCCGCAACTTCAAACGCATGAAGGAACGGCGCGTCGCATTTGAAATCCGAATCGTTTACCACACCCCTTACGAAAAACTCGTCAAGGTTCCGACGCTCTTACGCAATGCCGTCGAGGCCCAAGCCAACGTGCGTTTCGATCGCGCCCACTTTAAGGCTTACGGTGAGTTCGCGCTGGAGTTCGAAGTCGTTTACTACGTTCTGAGCGCCGATTACAACGACTATATGAATGCACAGCAGGCGATCAATTTGAGGATTTATGAATCGTTCGAAAAAGAGGGGATACAATTCGCGCTTCCCGTCCGGTCGTTGTACCTGCAAGGCATGCCCCGAGGCGGCGAGACAGAGCTGTCTGGCCTTGAAACCGGCGGCGAAAAAACACTGGCCCAGCTGCGGGCGTGA
- a CDS encoding TRL domain-containing protein, with translation MKSIWNVGRVTAALATILLLSGCVSGPNMPWLPAGAITTDMIVPGQVVPSGTGGPTGPGLRQGTASCKAVLFIAGWGDCSIQAAAAAGGITHIRTIDWRYENYLAPIFYRYTLIVTGD, from the coding sequence ATGAAATCGATATGGAACGTTGGCCGAGTCACCGCAGCGCTAGCCACCATTCTACTTTTATCCGGATGCGTGTCCGGCCCCAACATGCCCTGGTTACCGGCAGGCGCAATTACGACCGATATGATCGTTCCCGGTCAGGTGGTCCCCAGCGGCACTGGAGGCCCCACGGGACCGGGCTTGCGCCAAGGTACGGCGAGCTGTAAGGCGGTGCTGTTCATCGCCGGTTGGGGAGATTGCAGCATCCAGGCGGCCGCGGCTGCGGGCGGCATCACGCACATCAGGACAATCGACTGGCGATACGAGAACTATCTTGCCCCGATCTTTTACCGTTACACGCTGATCGTTACCGGGGACTGA
- a CDS encoding HNH endonuclease produces the protein MVHLTPELAFRFLAYWQVVAHRGRKVGQVELPFFYLKSDGILSHVAHPGLESALEVIRPRSVTALNRVISHAELVGDLYQFLTIPENRGDARRVLINGNWFFPEEKFALAEALGIDFGALSKTSDLENKRDSAVTGRDVKFRLQIVPLYGYTCALCKLKVLLPNETTIVEAAHIHAYSRSRNDDVSNGIALCRNHHWAFDQGLWTLSPDYRVIVAVGQFDEMGPEHAGLIHFDGKTIDFSWLQPAFRPSIKVLEWHYHRCFLGRT, from the coding sequence GTGGTTCATCTGACTCCCGAGTTGGCATTTCGATTTCTCGCTTACTGGCAAGTGGTTGCTCACCGTGGACGCAAGGTGGGACAGGTCGAGCTTCCGTTCTTTTATCTTAAAAGCGATGGTATTCTGTCCCATGTTGCGCATCCCGGGCTTGAATCGGCTCTGGAGGTTATTCGTCCGCGTTCCGTCACGGCGCTGAACCGCGTAATTTCCCATGCGGAATTGGTCGGAGACCTTTATCAATTTTTGACCATTCCAGAAAACCGCGGCGATGCCCGGCGAGTATTGATAAACGGCAATTGGTTTTTTCCCGAGGAAAAGTTTGCACTCGCGGAAGCGCTTGGAATCGATTTTGGCGCTTTGTCGAAAACGAGCGATTTGGAAAATAAACGAGATTCAGCCGTCACCGGCCGTGATGTGAAATTCAGGTTGCAAATCGTTCCCCTATATGGATATACCTGCGCCCTTTGCAAGCTCAAGGTATTGCTACCCAATGAAACCACAATCGTCGAAGCCGCACATATACATGCTTACTCCAGGAGCCGGAATGACGATGTCAGCAATGGCATAGCGTTATGCAGAAATCATCACTGGGCATTCGACCAGGGATTATGGACGCTTAGTCCTGACTATCGGGTAATCGTGGCGGTTGGACAGTTCGACGAGATGGGGCCGGAACATGCTGGGCTTATTCACTTCGATGGCAAAACTATCGATTTTTCTTGGCTGCAACCGGCCTTTCGTCCGAGCATAAAAGTACTGGAATGGCATTACCACCGGTGTTTCCTCGGCCGAACTTGA